Proteins from a genomic interval of Phalacrocorax aristotelis chromosome 3, bGulAri2.1, whole genome shotgun sequence:
- the GJE1 gene encoding LOW QUALITY PROTEIN: gap junction epsilon-1 protein (The sequence of the model RefSeq protein was modified relative to this genomic sequence to represent the inferred CDS: inserted 3 bases in 2 codons; substituted 1 base at 1 genomic stop codon), with protein sequence MQLRPPMVTGQFHALFFGSVRMFFLGVLGFAIYGNEALHFSCXEVNLFCYNQFRPVTPXVAFWASQWVILLVPKAFFHLRAACKSIKQEDLLQKSFYTGFYIFSVFLRITLEAVAFLFQIPLFGFKVNAIHMYDVEALGKNFSITWCLVSEYFEKTIFLXAMYTFTVITVVSRVAGIIEISCRRLCFLKTR encoded by the exons ATGCAGCTCAGGCCACCAATGGTAACTGGCCAATTCCACGCTCTTTTCTTTGGCTCAGTTCGTATGTTTTTCCTTGGGGTTTTGGGCTTTGCTATTTATGGAAATGAAGCCTTGCATTTCAGCT GAGAGGTTAATCTTTTCTGTTACAACCAGTTCAGGCCTGTAACACCTTAGGT GGCATTCTGGGCGTCACAGTGGGTGATTCTACTGGTACCCAAAGCTTTTTTTCACCTTCGTGCTGCGTGTAAGAGCATCAAACAGGAAGATCTCCTCCAAAAGTCATTCTACACCGGTTTTTAtatcttctctgttttcttaagGATTACCCTTGAAgctgtggcttttttgtttcagattccGCTCTTTGGTTTCAAAGTGAACGCAATCCACATGTATGATGTAGAAGCCCTTGGAAAAAATTTTAGCATTACCTGGTGCCTGGTGTCAGAGTACTTTGAAAAGacaatttttct tgcaatgtACACATTTACTGTGATTACAGTGGTCTCGCGTGTTGCTGGAATTATTGAGATCTCATGTAGAAGGCTATGTTTCTTAAAAACTCGGTGA